From one Peredibacter starrii genomic stretch:
- a CDS encoding porin, with product MKKVLLAVLMISALPAAAQVLDPQGLGTYFNEGVHLEYKPIHFKTRFRFRMQNRFTYETQDTEDLSAKVADFNVRRMRLRLDGTVWDPRLLYRIQLSFTRGDMDYDRTQYPNILRDAVVGWRLTDTATIWYGQTKLPGNRQRVTSSGSQQLVDRSIVNATFTLDRDMGAQFYQRWGEDRPFWLKLAVSNGEGRATDNKDNGLSYTGRVEWLPLGAFKDEGDYFEGDLARELTPKLSIGAVFNANKKTTRPGGQLGTQYTTPGLNRDLQTWFLDAIFKHRGFSWSSEYANRWAHDPVFMDGAKEVTVFKGQGITTQAGFLFDNNIEPSVRYSQLFADKESQAGSANNQKEYTLGLSKYFNRHTVKVQTDLSYDELSNSVKDTYRSYWVYRLQLEIGI from the coding sequence ATGAAAAAAGTTTTATTGGCCGTTCTTATGATCAGCGCGCTCCCGGCAGCGGCCCAAGTCTTAGATCCTCAAGGACTAGGGACTTATTTTAATGAAGGTGTTCATTTAGAGTATAAACCGATTCATTTTAAGACCCGTTTCCGTTTCCGAATGCAGAATCGATTTACTTATGAAACACAGGACACTGAAGATCTTTCGGCGAAGGTTGCTGATTTTAACGTGAGACGTATGCGTCTGCGTTTGGATGGTACAGTGTGGGACCCTCGCCTTCTTTACCGCATTCAACTTTCATTCACTCGTGGTGACATGGATTATGATCGTACTCAATATCCGAACATTCTTCGTGATGCGGTTGTTGGTTGGAGGCTTACTGATACGGCCACAATCTGGTATGGACAAACAAAACTTCCGGGTAACCGACAACGTGTGACCTCTTCAGGTTCTCAGCAGCTTGTTGATCGATCAATTGTAAACGCAACGTTTACTTTGGATCGTGATATGGGTGCTCAATTTTATCAACGTTGGGGAGAAGACCGTCCATTCTGGTTAAAGCTCGCTGTCTCTAACGGTGAAGGTCGTGCCACTGATAACAAAGATAATGGTTTATCTTATACTGGTCGTGTTGAATGGTTGCCTCTTGGTGCTTTTAAAGACGAGGGTGATTATTTTGAAGGCGATCTTGCTCGTGAACTTACACCGAAACTTTCAATTGGTGCCGTTTTCAATGCCAATAAGAAAACCACTCGTCCCGGTGGCCAACTTGGAACTCAATACACAACTCCAGGTCTAAACCGAGATCTTCAAACCTGGTTCCTAGATGCCATCTTTAAGCATCGTGGTTTCTCGTGGAGTTCGGAATACGCCAATCGCTGGGCCCATGATCCGGTCTTTATGGACGGAGCAAAAGAAGTCACTGTCTTCAAAGGACAAGGGATAACGACTCAAGCGGGTTTCCTTTTTGACAACAACATTGAGCCATCAGTCCGTTACTCACAGCTTTTTGCTGATAAAGAGTCTCAGGCGGGAAGTGCCAATAATCAAAAAGAATATACATTGGGTCTCTCGAAATATTTTAACCGTCACACTGTGAAAGTTCAGACCGATCTTTCTTATGACGAGTTATCAAACTCGGTGAAAGACACCTACCGTAGTTACTGGGTGTATCGACTCCAATTAGAAATTGGTATCTAA
- a CDS encoding CHASE domain-containing protein encodes MNKFESQHSSLTYKGLVCLSIAALYFMLGWSGIQLATINENSSPIWTASGLAIGAMILFGPWVAPAILLGAFLTNLTVNTPTAGLFTIAVGNTLEALVGSQLILWIAKKNFLKSYSEFFSVSLGAVFGSMVSATFGVVSLFYLGIVSSTDITYTWYTWWSGDAIGILLVLPLFMELYTKKLDPYNISYKKFISGVLVCFLMLLITYLVFVKGFNQAFSWALCPFFILAGLTLGRLVSRTILIIIAFAIVVLTTMGFGPFEYGNLNQNLIYSQSLLFSYAFSILFVRPFKTNFTVGPKFVLGNLIGWLTLFIITFMISNAERQQLKSDLNRMVDTALDSIIRTSNQYELLLSSSKAIFLLNPEITAQEWKEYIQSMQIGSRYDAINGLSVIRLVKKKDLQNFKAEMKRKGQPNFEIKPINPQYSEQFDDYLVIAYLEPEEQNEAAIGLDIGSDKNRRETAWKAKRLNETISTDPIYLVQDKLHRIGFTLVQPIMDKTGDFKGWVGAPVISTVFFSKALQPFQQVLRTKIKVKDQVIHVEDLDDQEHPFKQGEYTIKKTVTLYGQPHVFEFYPRAPFFIRNTGTAVALALLMNLFMLFIVSFLLEQVTFGQKAEALVNERTKELEVSKMQLIHSSKMASLGEMASGMAHEINNPLTIILGKIQVITLMLEDLEINHPGIYEEIHKIKTTTDRIGKIVKGLRTFSRGSYNDPFEFVPLERVVTETLDLCAEKFRATGIELKIEDIPPVSIICRPSQISQVLLNLFNNANDAIEGLEDKWIQLSFELIKDDRILIMVTDSGAGIPSDVAERIMEPFFTTKDVRRGTGLGLSIAKGIIEAHGGNIWLDMENPHTRFIIELKLKES; translated from the coding sequence GTGAATAAATTTGAATCTCAACATTCATCACTTACTTATAAAGGCCTGGTCTGTTTATCCATAGCGGCCCTCTATTTCATGTTGGGTTGGTCTGGCATCCAACTCGCAACAATCAACGAAAATTCATCTCCTATTTGGACGGCATCAGGTCTCGCCATCGGAGCCATGATTCTTTTTGGCCCATGGGTTGCTCCTGCAATTCTTTTAGGAGCTTTTCTCACTAACCTGACAGTTAATACTCCAACTGCAGGTCTCTTCACTATCGCTGTCGGTAATACACTAGAGGCCCTGGTTGGAAGTCAGCTTATTCTCTGGATTGCGAAGAAAAATTTTTTAAAAAGCTACTCTGAGTTTTTCTCGGTCTCCTTGGGTGCGGTCTTTGGAAGTATGGTGAGTGCCACCTTTGGGGTGGTGTCTCTATTTTATTTAGGAATTGTATCAAGCACTGATATCACGTACACCTGGTATACATGGTGGAGTGGAGACGCCATTGGTATTCTTCTCGTGCTTCCCCTTTTCATGGAGCTTTATACTAAGAAGCTCGACCCCTATAACATTAGTTATAAGAAATTTATTTCAGGTGTGTTGGTTTGTTTTCTCATGTTGCTCATCACCTATCTGGTGTTTGTAAAAGGGTTTAACCAGGCCTTCTCTTGGGCATTGTGCCCATTCTTTATTTTAGCGGGTCTCACACTTGGTCGCTTAGTCTCTAGAACAATTCTCATCATCATCGCCTTTGCCATTGTGGTTTTGACCACCATGGGCTTTGGGCCATTTGAATATGGAAACCTGAATCAAAATCTCATCTACTCACAGAGCTTACTTTTTAGTTATGCCTTCTCGATTTTGTTTGTTCGACCTTTTAAAACAAACTTCACTGTGGGACCAAAATTTGTTCTGGGAAATCTCATTGGTTGGTTAACACTTTTCATCATCACATTTATGATTTCAAATGCTGAGAGACAGCAGCTTAAAAGTGATCTCAACCGTATGGTGGATACGGCCCTTGATTCCATCATCAGAACCAGCAATCAATACGAACTTCTTCTAAGTAGCAGTAAGGCGATTTTTCTTCTTAATCCGGAAATTACAGCGCAGGAATGGAAGGAATACATCCAGTCCATGCAAATTGGCTCTCGTTATGACGCCATCAATGGCCTCAGTGTGATTCGCTTGGTGAAGAAAAAGGACCTGCAGAATTTTAAAGCGGAAATGAAAAGAAAGGGACAACCTAACTTCGAAATTAAGCCGATTAATCCTCAATACTCTGAACAGTTTGATGACTATCTAGTCATCGCCTACCTTGAACCCGAAGAACAAAACGAAGCTGCCATTGGTCTTGATATTGGTAGTGATAAAAACCGACGTGAGACGGCCTGGAAAGCAAAACGTCTCAACGAAACGATTTCCACTGATCCGATCTATCTCGTGCAAGATAAATTACACCGTATTGGCTTTACTCTGGTTCAACCCATCATGGACAAAACGGGCGATTTCAAAGGTTGGGTCGGTGCCCCTGTTATCAGTACGGTCTTTTTCTCTAAGGCCCTTCAACCTTTCCAACAGGTCCTACGAACCAAAATCAAGGTGAAGGACCAAGTTATTCACGTGGAAGATTTGGATGATCAAGAGCATCCATTCAAACAGGGTGAGTACACCATAAAAAAAACCGTGACCCTCTATGGTCAGCCCCATGTTTTTGAATTTTATCCAAGGGCCCCTTTCTTCATCAGAAATACAGGTACCGCCGTTGCCCTGGCCCTCTTAATGAATCTCTTCATGCTCTTTATTGTGAGTTTTCTTCTTGAGCAGGTGACTTTCGGTCAAAAGGCCGAGGCACTGGTAAATGAAAGAACCAAGGAACTTGAAGTCAGTAAGATGCAGTTAATTCATTCTTCGAAAATGGCCTCTCTAGGTGAAATGGCCAGTGGTATGGCCCATGAGATTAATAACCCACTCACCATCATTCTGGGCAAGATTCAAGTCATTACTTTGATGCTGGAAGATCTGGAAATTAATCATCCTGGGATCTACGAGGAAATCCATAAAATCAAAACCACGACCGACCGAATTGGAAAAATCGTTAAAGGCCTTCGAACTTTCTCCAGAGGTTCTTATAACGATCCATTTGAATTCGTGCCGTTGGAGAGAGTGGTAACTGAAACATTGGATCTCTGTGCAGAAAAGTTTCGTGCGACAGGTATTGAATTAAAGATCGAGGATATCCCGCCCGTCTCAATCATTTGTCGCCCAAGCCAAATCTCTCAGGTCTTATTGAACCTATTTAATAACGCCAACGATGCCATTGAAGGCCTGGAAGATAAATGGATTCAACTTAGCTTTGAACTCATAAAAGATGACCGAATCTTAATCATGGTAACCGACAGTGGAGCTGGTATACCTTCTGATGTGGCAGAAAGAATCATGGAACCTTTCTTCACCACGAAAGATGTTCGTCGAGGAACGGGCCTGGGCCTTAGTATCGCCAAAGGAATCATTGAGGCCCATGGTGGTAACATCTGGCTAGATATGGAAAATCCCCACACCAGATTTATTATTGAATTAAAGTTAAAAGAAAGCTGA
- a CDS encoding sensor histidine kinase, producing the protein MPSNWTLEELTRYQNMVVSQTRESCRVLTLLGITLIPLYAILDYIAHRDYFIELSITRTAAVILFVLIFVYVKKRYDSMNPFVVGFSSLTLAATLVTIQCYILGGFASPYYAGVNLVLLAGILIFPVVPRQMFFLVTLNVLIYILAGFLKSNFELTHLAEFLNNTFVLMTTGIIGVIAAKIREEGRIQSFNQVLQIEKNQTELEASRDILQLNLQSEQDNVAALVQEITSRKAELEKALILAEHAKLESQLALSLREEFISLASHELKTPITSLTLQTQLYQRKFMKDQTLEPDQLSKLFMTYDLQLKRLTRIISDMLDISRIQAGKFELEVTEVDLEMTVKQVVDLAMSIERVPINLVTQGSVKGHWDAFRIEQAVLNLVTNAIKYGRGMPIDITLKSANNAVIIEVADRGIGIRPEHLGRIFDRFERAVGHREFAGLGLGLYITKQIVEAHGGKIQVESVYNEGSKFTITLPLK; encoded by the coding sequence ATGCCTAGCAACTGGACTCTTGAGGAATTGACTCGTTATCAGAACATGGTCGTATCGCAGACCCGCGAGAGTTGCCGTGTTTTAACTCTTCTGGGAATAACCCTCATCCCGCTTTACGCCATCCTGGATTACATCGCACATCGTGATTATTTCATTGAACTTTCTATAACCCGAACCGCCGCCGTAATTCTCTTCGTTTTAATTTTTGTCTATGTAAAGAAACGTTACGACAGCATGAATCCTTTTGTGGTGGGGTTTTCTTCTCTCACACTTGCGGCGACCTTAGTTACGATTCAATGTTATATCTTAGGTGGTTTTGCTAGCCCATATTACGCTGGGGTAAACTTGGTTTTACTCGCAGGAATTTTGATCTTTCCTGTTGTCCCAAGACAAATGTTCTTCCTGGTTACGCTAAACGTTTTAATTTATATCCTTGCCGGATTTCTTAAATCAAATTTCGAACTAACTCATCTTGCTGAGTTTTTGAATAATACTTTTGTTCTCATGACCACTGGGATTATCGGTGTGATTGCGGCAAAGATTCGCGAAGAAGGAAGAATTCAATCCTTCAATCAGGTCTTACAGATTGAAAAGAACCAAACTGAACTAGAGGCCTCTCGAGATATTCTTCAATTGAATCTTCAAAGTGAGCAGGACAACGTTGCGGCACTGGTGCAGGAGATTACATCGAGAAAGGCAGAGCTTGAGAAAGCACTGATCCTGGCCGAACATGCTAAGCTTGAATCTCAGCTCGCTTTAAGTCTTCGTGAAGAATTTATTTCACTTGCTTCCCATGAACTAAAAACACCCATTACCTCACTTACTTTGCAGACTCAGCTGTATCAGCGAAAGTTTATGAAGGACCAAACTCTCGAGCCAGATCAGCTCTCAAAACTCTTCATGACCTATGATTTGCAGCTTAAACGTTTAACGAGAATCATCTCTGATATGCTCGACATTTCACGGATTCAAGCTGGGAAGTTTGAACTTGAAGTTACTGAGGTTGATTTAGAGATGACAGTGAAGCAAGTAGTGGATCTGGCCATGTCGATTGAACGGGTGCCGATTAATCTTGTGACCCAGGGATCTGTTAAGGGCCACTGGGATGCTTTCCGTATTGAACAAGCGGTACTGAATCTCGTCACCAATGCCATTAAGTATGGCCGGGGAATGCCCATTGATATAACCCTTAAGTCAGCAAATAATGCTGTCATTATTGAAGTTGCGGACCGAGGAATTGGCATTCGTCCGGAACATCTGGGAAGGATTTTCGACCGTTTTGAAAGGGCCGTCGGTCACCGTGAATTTGCGGGCCTTGGTCTTGGACTTTACATAACTAAGCAAATTGTCGAGGCCCACGGTGGGAAAATCCAAGTCGAAAGTGTCTATAATGAAGGTTCTAAATTCACCATCACTTTGCCGCTTAAGTAA
- a CDS encoding YceI family protein — MKQILLLAAFLSLSIQAAPWHANRDHSEVLFQVGYLGVSELTGRFTAFDADVDVEPKPLSFKSLNIKIDVNSIETGNKMRDGHLKNAEFFDARQFPSIIFKSDKIVLMKDNKYKAQGTLTIKNVSRPANVEFTVTDSVKDTWGYENKFVKFESKLNRKDFNINWNKTLDNQKYLVSDEVSYRGVFQIQPNDGKTPPSKHMIPDTEYIREREIQNRKNQEESSFSKGIRKLINGN, encoded by the coding sequence ATGAAACAAATTCTTCTTTTAGCCGCATTTTTATCTCTCTCAATACAGGCCGCTCCTTGGCACGCCAATCGTGATCATTCTGAAGTTCTTTTTCAAGTTGGTTACCTCGGAGTCTCAGAATTAACGGGACGTTTTACTGCCTTCGATGCTGATGTGGATGTAGAGCCAAAACCGCTTTCCTTTAAATCGCTTAATATCAAGATTGATGTGAACAGCATTGAGACTGGCAATAAAATGCGCGACGGTCATTTAAAAAACGCAGAGTTTTTTGATGCTCGTCAGTTTCCAAGTATAATCTTTAAGTCAGATAAGATCGTTCTTATGAAAGACAATAAGTATAAGGCACAGGGAACATTAACGATTAAGAATGTTTCTCGTCCGGCCAATGTAGAATTCACAGTCACGGATTCAGTGAAAGATACTTGGGGATACGAAAACAAATTCGTGAAGTTTGAATCTAAGCTTAATCGCAAAGACTTTAACATCAACTGGAACAAGACTCTGGATAATCAGAAATATCTCGTGAGTGATGAAGTTTCTTATCGTGGTGTTTTTCAGATTCAACCAAATGATGGGAAAACTCCTCCGAGTAAACACATGATTCCAGATACTGAATATATTCGTGAAAGAGAAATTCAAAACCGTAAGAACCAAGAAGAGTCGTCTTTTTCAAAAGGCATTAGAAAACTCATCAATGGGAATTAA
- a CDS encoding AraC family transcriptional regulator: MSKAHDHHHSDSTLHPIDAFGIKRVSLSSIRIERLENRIHPLVPFPHKHDFYQLILMTAGSGLHHIDFSTYKITKNQLFVMKPAQVHTWHLKGAQGYVVEFNRDSLHGMSTHALDMIKQLDFTPDALTFKTQEFEQLKTVTKLMMEEFMAEKEHLDLALRGYLMAFLIQVLRNSPIGKQAKSIDILDRFRNLVEDNFKHEHRVEFYAKELKLTPKALTMQLSRLMGKAPRQLIQERCLLEAKRYLAYSALPIADIGYELGFEDANYFTRFFRLHEKMTPAKFRKGFYE, translated from the coding sequence ATGTCAAAAGCTCATGATCATCATCATTCAGACAGCACACTTCACCCTATCGATGCCTTTGGAATTAAGAGAGTTTCCTTGAGTTCTATTCGTATTGAGCGACTGGAAAACAGGATACATCCCCTGGTGCCATTTCCGCACAAACATGATTTTTATCAGTTAATTTTGATGACCGCTGGAAGCGGTCTTCACCATATCGATTTCAGCACTTATAAAATCACCAAGAATCAACTCTTCGTCATGAAACCAGCTCAAGTCCATACCTGGCATCTCAAAGGTGCCCAAGGTTACGTGGTGGAGTTTAACCGGGATTCTCTTCACGGTATGAGCACGCATGCGTTGGACATGATTAAACAATTAGATTTTACTCCGGATGCTCTGACTTTTAAGACCCAGGAGTTTGAGCAACTGAAAACAGTTACTAAACTTATGATGGAAGAATTCATGGCCGAAAAAGAGCATCTGGATCTTGCTCTTCGAGGATACCTCATGGCCTTTTTGATTCAAGTCTTACGAAATAGCCCAATTGGGAAACAGGCAAAGAGTATTGATATTCTCGATCGATTTAGAAATCTGGTTGAAGATAATTTTAAGCATGAACATCGAGTGGAGTTTTACGCCAAGGAATTAAAACTTACACCGAAGGCACTCACCATGCAGCTCTCTCGTCTGATGGGAAAGGCCCCGCGCCAGCTTATTCAAGAGCGTTGTTTACTTGAGGCCAAACGTTATCTTGCCTACTCAGCTCTTCCGATTGCAGATATTGGGTATGAATTAGGTTTTGAGGACGCAAATTACTTCACACGTTTTTTTAGACTGCATGAGAAAATGACCCCGGCAAAATTCAGGAAAGGCTTTTATGAATAA
- a CDS encoding TlpA family protein disulfide reductase, with amino-acid sequence MNKKKMLNVVYLIFLGVLLYQLIPRTLNNLHSEGKYLPSVNTYNLGSNVETLFPPANGNAITIFWATWCGPCKLEMNRLRSSVEEGKIPQDRIFAINPFETRDVIQKFLSQEKFPFQFIEAPELIKELKVDVTPTTLFIESGKITKRSSGLSLIGIWKAEWLFR; translated from the coding sequence ATGAATAAGAAGAAAATGCTTAATGTCGTCTATCTCATCTTTTTGGGAGTACTTCTCTACCAACTCATCCCTCGCACGCTCAATAATCTTCACTCTGAAGGCAAGTATCTTCCAAGTGTAAATACCTATAACCTTGGAAGCAATGTAGAGACACTGTTCCCGCCAGCAAATGGAAATGCCATTACCATTTTTTGGGCCACTTGGTGTGGCCCATGTAAATTGGAGATGAATCGGTTGAGAAGTTCGGTTGAAGAAGGAAAAATTCCTCAGGACAGAATTTTTGCCATTAATCCTTTTGAAACTCGCGACGTGATTCAGAAGTTCCTCTCTCAGGAGAAATTTCCCTTTCAGTTTATCGAGGCACCCGAATTAATTAAAGAGCTTAAGGTGGATGTCACACCAACCACCTTATTTATTGAAAGCGGAAAAATCACAAAGCGCAGCTCCGGACTTTCCCTCATTGGAATCTGGAAGGCCGAGTGGTTATTTAGATAA
- a CDS encoding Hsp70 family protein, giving the protein MSYHAVDFGTSNSLLSYVSNDGKIVPIPLDINSGLVLRSLIYTPEKNKWFFGNEAISEYVNHEGEGRFFRSIKKFLPEPGYTGTSVFNRNMNISEMVAVFLGEMRRRANKYTNEAVDRIILGRPALYSLDKEQDQLAEDRMRKGAELAGYKEIIFCPEPVAAGLDYTTSAQDERVVLITDFGGGTSDFTLMKVRHNEYSQDDILGLSGIFVAGDVLDGVMMRDFIAPHFGSQYEYQIPGGTNILKFPKNLLKKICSPAHITHLREKDTWEFLQHINKFALSETDQTRMRNLFTLVECQLGFPLFHEIEKTKIGLGKSPMVDFHYNHLDINITQPVSQAGYRESVTLTVNEVMDTMMEVFAQSGLTPDKVDQVIMTGGTSQFPLIQERLKSTFGPEKLKEHNIYQSVVNGLAQYAIRIKS; this is encoded by the coding sequence ATGTCATATCATGCCGTAGATTTTGGGACTTCAAATTCCCTACTCAGTTATGTCTCAAACGATGGAAAAATCGTGCCCATTCCTCTGGATATCAATTCCGGCCTGGTTCTGCGATCGCTCATTTATACTCCTGAGAAAAATAAATGGTTTTTTGGAAATGAGGCCATCAGTGAGTATGTGAATCACGAAGGTGAGGGCCGCTTCTTCCGCTCGATTAAAAAGTTTCTTCCTGAGCCGGGTTACACCGGAACCTCGGTCTTCAACAGGAACATGAATATTTCAGAGATGGTCGCGGTCTTTCTAGGTGAGATGAGAAGACGAGCGAATAAGTACACTAACGAAGCCGTGGATCGGATCATCCTAGGTCGTCCCGCCTTGTACTCACTTGATAAAGAACAGGATCAGCTCGCCGAAGATCGTATGAGGAAAGGTGCTGAGCTGGCTGGTTATAAAGAAATTATTTTTTGTCCTGAACCTGTGGCGGCAGGACTTGATTACACGACCAGCGCCCAAGATGAGCGCGTGGTTCTCATCACCGACTTTGGTGGTGGTACTTCTGATTTTACTCTGATGAAAGTTCGCCATAACGAGTATTCGCAAGACGATATTCTGGGTCTGTCCGGAATTTTCGTGGCGGGTGACGTACTTGATGGTGTTATGATGAGGGACTTCATTGCTCCTCATTTTGGATCTCAATACGAATACCAAATTCCAGGTGGAACAAACATTTTGAAGTTCCCAAAGAACCTTCTAAAAAAGATCTGCTCCCCGGCCCACATCACTCACTTACGTGAAAAAGACACCTGGGAATTCCTTCAACACATCAATAAGTTTGCTCTCTCTGAAACAGATCAAACCAGAATGCGCAATCTCTTCACACTAGTTGAATGTCAGCTTGGTTTCCCATTGTTTCATGAAATTGAAAAAACAAAAATTGGTCTGGGTAAATCGCCGATGGTTGATTTTCACTATAACCATCTTGATATCAATATCACACAACCAGTTTCTCAAGCCGGATATCGCGAAAGTGTGACTCTTACAGTTAATGAAGTGATGGACACTATGATGGAGGTCTTCGCACAGTCGGGCCTTACTCCAGATAAGGTCGATCAGGTGATCATGACCGGTGGTACGTCACAATTTCCTCTCATCCAGGAAAGACTAAAATCCACCTTTGGTCCGGAAAAACTCAAAGAGCATAACATTTATCAGTCAGTGGTAAATGGTCTTGCTCAATATGCAATTCGGATAAAATCCTAA
- a CDS encoding TIGR02147 family protein, with product MGNSQAYYLTKLREDLSIKQRNNPHYSLRAYARDIGIHPATLSQIINGKRPLPMKDSASVAQKLNLGPKEKTLFMESLLRSKSTLDQIKLSDEDTRFILDESYYKVIAEWEHYALLELYDLKDFKGTPEEVAARLDLTLNRVDVVIKNLLTCGLLERDAEGNLQKAHARITTTEDIKSQALRDSHKEVLAMGSNKLDEIAVELRDFSSLTMALDLNKLPEAKSIIREFRLKMIEMLEGGERTDVYQLAIQFYPLTKIEDTVKH from the coding sequence ATGGGAAATAGTCAGGCATACTATCTTACAAAGTTAAGAGAGGACCTCTCTATCAAGCAGAGAAACAATCCTCACTACTCGCTTCGCGCGTACGCTCGAGATATTGGTATTCACCCAGCAACTCTAAGCCAGATCATCAATGGTAAACGTCCTCTTCCAATGAAGGACTCAGCGAGTGTTGCTCAGAAATTGAACCTGGGTCCAAAAGAAAAGACCCTCTTCATGGAGAGCTTACTCCGCAGTAAATCGACTCTGGACCAAATCAAACTCTCAGATGAAGACACCCGTTTTATTCTCGATGAGTCTTACTACAAGGTCATTGCAGAATGGGAACACTACGCGCTTTTAGAACTTTATGATCTAAAAGATTTCAAAGGAACTCCCGAAGAAGTTGCGGCCAGACTTGATCTCACGCTGAATCGAGTTGATGTGGTCATCAAGAACTTACTGACTTGCGGACTGTTAGAAAGAGATGCTGAAGGAAACCTTCAGAAGGCCCACGCCCGAATCACCACAACTGAAGACATAAAGAGCCAGGCCCTACGAGACTCTCACAAAGAAGTGCTCGCCATGGGGTCGAATAAACTCGACGAAATTGCTGTTGAGTTACGTGACTTCTCTTCGTTAACTATGGCACTAGATCTGAACAAACTGCCTGAGGCCAAATCCATCATCCGCGAGTTCCGTCTGAAGATGATTGAGATGCTTGAGGGTGGGGAACGCACTGATGTCTATCAGCTTGCGATTCAGTTCTATCCTTTAACGAAAATTGAAGACACTGTTAAGCATTAG
- a CDS encoding IS3 family transposase translates to MGEAISKDPSLNRSYLCRLMSVSRSGFYSSRKSSEARQERDRMACKIIKHYHERSRKKAGIITLDLLMRRDGHVINHKKIARIKREYGFETKIRRRNPYRAIPLKSGEHVEIPNLLKRDFYPPLPDQVYSTDMTYLYYGNCDKAFLSATKDLATNEIVSYKLMKTPTVSAFACEFKELLSKIPIEKRTDLMIHSDQGFQYTNEEFRAVLRLAGVTQSMSRRGNCLDNAPIESFFGHFKDLLEIKKCRSYEEVEKVVSSTIKYYNEERPQKGLNKKPPAEYRGLLLSGFF, encoded by the coding sequence ATCGGTGAGGCCATCTCCAAAGATCCATCGTTAAATCGCTCCTATCTTTGTCGTTTAATGTCTGTTAGTCGAAGTGGATTTTATTCCTCTCGAAAATCCTCAGAGGCCCGCCAAGAAAGAGATAGAATGGCATGTAAGATCATTAAGCATTATCACGAGAGAAGTAGGAAAAAAGCAGGTATCATCACGCTTGATTTACTCATGCGAAGAGATGGACATGTTATAAACCACAAAAAGATCGCCAGAATTAAACGAGAGTATGGATTTGAAACAAAAATCCGTCGTCGAAATCCTTATCGCGCAATCCCTTTGAAGTCTGGGGAGCATGTCGAAATACCAAACTTACTTAAAAGAGACTTCTATCCACCACTTCCAGATCAGGTGTATTCGACAGATATGACTTACTTGTATTATGGAAATTGTGACAAAGCTTTCTTGTCAGCGACCAAAGACCTTGCGACTAACGAGATCGTCTCTTACAAATTAATGAAAACACCAACAGTATCTGCATTTGCATGCGAGTTCAAAGAATTGCTGAGTAAGATTCCAATCGAGAAAAGAACTGATCTAATGATTCATTCAGATCAAGGCTTCCAATATACTAATGAAGAATTTAGAGCAGTTCTGAGGCTAGCAGGTGTAACTCAGTCGATGTCACGGAGAGGTAATTGCCTAGATAACGCACCAATTGAATCATTTTTTGGTCACTTCAAAGATCTCTTAGAGATTAAAAAATGTCGATCATATGAAGAGGTTGAAAAGGTGGTATCCAGTACCATCAAATATTATAATGAAGAAAGGCCCCAAAAGGGTTTAAATAAAAAGCCCCCGGCAGAATACCGAGGGCTATTATTAAGCGGTTTTTTTTAA
- a CDS encoding ketosteroid isomerase-related protein has protein sequence MNTTELIQAYYKAFNEKRFKDMLGLLTDDVIHDTNQGGRSVGKEAFTVFLGEMDTFYDEFLDNMVIMTSADGKRASAEFICNGTYKSTCEGLPPARGQKYRLPVGCFFDIKGDKIARVTNYYNMNDWLNQVK, from the coding sequence CTGAATTGATTCAAGCTTACTACAAAGCTTTTAACGAAAAACGTTTTAAAGATATGCTGGGTCTTCTTACAGATGACGTGATCCACGATACAAACCAGGGCGGCCGCTCGGTTGGTAAAGAGGCCTTCACAGTATTTCTAGGTGAAATGGACACGTTCTATGATGAGTTTCTTGATAACATGGTGATCATGACATCTGCAGACGGCAAAAGGGCCTCTGCTGAATTCATCTGTAACGGAACTTACAAGTCAACTTGCGAAGGTCTTCCACCTGCAAGAGGTCAGAAGTATCGTTTGCCGGTAGGATGTTTCTTTGACATTAAAGGCGATAAGATCGCAAGAGTCACTAACTACTACAATATGAATGACTGGTTAAACCAAGTTAAGTAA